The following proteins come from a genomic window of Ictalurus furcatus strain D&B chromosome 26, Billie_1.0, whole genome shotgun sequence:
- the tmed1b gene encoding transmembrane emp24 domain-containing protein 1b has protein sequence MALTRRVLWTVFLALWASLISAFNPSQDSELTFLLPAGSAECFFQPTQKNGTLEVEYQVIAGAGMDVDFSIISPHGIHMVSEFRRSDGVHMVEPTEAGDYQICFDNSFSRFSEKMVFFEVILENAANDATAEEEWAGLGEPENLLEYKLEDIRESIESVHRHLERSRQMQTVLRAFEARDRNLLENNLWRVSFWSCTSLVVMLTVACTQVYTLRRLFDDKRQVRS, from the exons ATGGCGTTGACACGGAGGGTCTTGTGGACGGTTTTTCTGGCGCTTTGGGCTTCTTTAATCTCCGCCTTTAACCCGAGTCAGGACAGCGAGCTGACCTTCCTCCTGCCCGCTGGATCCGCCGAGTGTTTCTTCCAGCCCACGCAGAAGAACGGAACCCTGGAGGTCGAGTACCAG gtGATTGCCGGAGCAGGTATGGACGTGGACTTCTCCATCATCTCACCACATGGCATCCACATGGTCTCAGAGTTTCGCCGCTCTGATGGAGTTCACAT GGTAGAGCCCACTGAAGCAGGAGACTACCAGATCTGCTTCGACAACAGCTTCAGCCGCTTCTCTGAAAAGATGGTGTTCTTTGAGGTCATTCTGGAGAACGCAGCCAATGATGCGACAGCTGAGGAagagtgggcggggcttgggGAGCCTGAGAACCTGCTTGAGTACAAGCTGGAGGACATCCGG GAGTCGATCGAGTCGGTGCACCGTCACCTGGAGCGAAGTCGGCAGATGCAGACGGTGCTGAGGGCATTCGAGGCTCGAGATCGTAACCTGCTGGAGAATAACCTGTGGCGAGTCTCGTTCTGGTCCTGTACCTCTTTGGTGGTTATGCTCACTGTCGCCTGCACTCAGGTGTACACGCTACGCCGCCTCTTTGACGACAAGAGGCAGGTCAGATCCTGA
- the LOC128602509 gene encoding lymphotoxin-alpha encodes MGEVFVVDSQATPNLVPPKQWNKGTYLLYILLGLALFGVIVEGVLIYRLHQRISTQIPPEAAQHFKQIGENNTRDDAYSNEILPPLPTPKTDSDTKPAAFLHYNHSVKSGVMQWNFQGFPTLMHNFNYSNGSLIIPKDGYYYIFSKVSFKTCSIFKHEVKLKSSRYSYQPISFMMDMRCNCVEPTKTQEKGTQFSSYVGGVLKLYKKDEVFVSVSNHSKLTGTPSENFFGGFMI; translated from the exons ATGGGGGAGGTGTTTGTGGTGGACAGCCAGGCGACCCCGAACCTTGTGCCCCCTAAACAGTGGAATAAGGGCACTTACCTTCTGTACATTCTACTGGGCCTGGCGCTGTTCGGAGTGATTGTGGAAGGGGTACTCATCTACCGGCTGCACCAACGGATTTctacacag ATACCTCCAGAGGCTGCTCAGCATTTCAAGCAGATT GGAGAAAACAACACCAGGGACGATGCCT ATTCTAATGAAATCTTACCACCACTGCCAACCCCGAAGACTGACAGCGACACCAAACCAGCAGCATTTCTGCATTATAACCATT CCGTGAAGTCAGGCGTGATGCAGTGGAACTTCCAAGGCTTTCCTACACTTATGCACAATTTTAATTACAGCAACGGCAGTCTGATCATCCCTAAAGATGGCTACTACTACATATTCTCCAAGGTGTCCTTCAAAACCTGCAGCATTTTCAAACATGAGGTCAAACTGAAGTCCTCACGTTACAGCTACCAACCCATCAGCTTCATGATGGACATGAG GTGCAACTGTGTGGAGCCGACAAAGACTCAGGAGAAGGGGACCCAGTTTAGCAGCTACGTGGGTGGAGTTTTGAAGCTGTATAAGAAGGATGAGGTGTTCGTTTCAGTCAGTAATCATAGCAAATTGACTGGAACACCGAGTGAAAACTTCTTTGGTGGTTTCATGATCTAG
- the LOC128602474 gene encoding A-kinase anchor protein 8 isoform X4 — MAASRFGSGTGNHNQFRCLDSMPPHSSMRTSKDYVITRINQQINTLREGARKEGSRRDRFTYPYPRGFYKPDDFISDEMSEHGSIDFVALDGDGCHGAGSTEMQNSSPVSRRKQKAKLRKRRQKALKALAKQTAQALNTMHQCKPEQDGKKRKGCPTTVDEPEIKMGKTESAGDSTNKMEASERSATLVSASNSGAEGQSIDAERHTEETGEDLTPAPASKSAAEGQSCPAVSIKRQGRQTQAPDGTQKKQGSFWRPGMKITAQRIAFVCSVCKFHSFYKKNMEAHLESKFHKDHFQFLSEHLSEPTVDFLQIPNHRDAICQLYEDKDLTRDISMEHFMRKAEAAHCLACDVYIPMQHYLIQNHLKSPDHINNCKIMMEQSKNWGLSFAQSILSNKCVRKKLKRYLKDSMVPGGSEVKPEVVWSTGQRAVPDPEADMMMQEVEPFCERTSQAEEAVGDGKDHEVEPFCGRTSQDEEAVGDGKDHEVEPLSKRVVPAAEAKKNGKEQQAEPMCEEVVPAAEKIRNKDVREKPEERYLTELLFDLLDEEEDVEGVELGEEELGEDDYTL; from the exons ATGGCGGCTTCTAGATTCGGTTCAg GAACAGGAAACCACAACCAGTTCAGATGTCTGGACTCGATGCCTCCTCACTCTTCTATGAGGACGAGCAAGGATTACGTCATCACCAGAATCAACCAGCAAATTAACACGCTCAGGGAAGGGGCGCGGAAAGAAGGAAGTCGCAGAGACAG GTTCACATATCCCTACCCCCGGGGCTTCTACAAACCAGATGACTTTATTAGCGATGAAATGTCAGAGCATGGAAGCATAGACTTTGTTGCACTGGATGGTGATGGCTGTCATGGTGCTGGATCGACCGAAATGCAGAACTCCTCACCGGTCAGCAGGAGGAAGCAGAAAGCTAAGTTAAGGAAACGCAGACAGAAAGCTCTGAAGGCTCTAGCAAAGCAGACAGCGCAGGCCCTAAATACCATG CATCAGTGTAAACCTGAGCAAGACGGGAAGAAGAGGAAAGGGTGCCCGACTACAGTCGACGAGCCAGAGATTAAAATGGGCAAGACTGAATCTGCAGGAG attcaacaaacAAGATGGAGGCATCTGAGAGATCCGCAACGCTCGTAtct GCCTCCAACTCAGGAGCTGAAGGACAGAGTATTG ATGCAGAACGTCACACTGAGGAGACCGGTGAGGATTTAACTCCTGCGCCA GCCTCCAAATCAGCAGCTGAAGGACAAAGTTGCC CGGCGGTTTCAATAAAGCGGCAGGGCAGACAGACTCAGGCTCCTGATGGCACACAGAAGAAGCAGGGATCTTTCTGGAGACCAGGAATGAAGATCACAGCTCAGAg GATAGCTTTTGTATGTTCGGTGTGCAAGTTTCACTCGttctacaaaaagaacatgGAAGCTCATCTGGAGAGCAAATTCCACAAAGATCACTTCCAGTTCCTGTCAGAGCACCTCTCCGAACCGACTGTGGACTTCCTGCAG ATACCGAATCACCGTGATGCCATCTGTCAGCTGTATGAAGATAAGGACCTGACTCGAG acatcAGTATGGAGCACTTCATGAGGAAGGCAGAAGCAGCTCACTGTCTAGCGTGTGATGTATACATACCCATGCAGCATTACTTAATTCAGAATCACCTCAAGTCCCCTGATCATATCAATAACTGCAAG ATTATGATGGAACAGTCTAAAAATTGGGGGCTGTCTTTTGCCCAGAGCATCCTCAGTAACAAGTGTGTCCGCAAGAAACTGAAGCGCTACCTTAAG GACTCCATGGTACCTGGTGGGTCTGAAGTGAAACCGGAAGTGGTGTGGTCAACAGGGCAAAGGGCAGTTCCAGATCCAGAAGCAGACATGATGATGCAAGAGGTGGAGCCGTTCTGTGAACGGACGAGCCAAGCTGAAGAGGCAGTAGGAGATGGGAAAGACCACGAGGTGGAGCCGTTCTGTGGGCGGACGAGCCAAGATGAAGAGGCAGTAGGAGATGGGAAAGACCACGAGGTGGAGCCATTGTCTAAACGGGTGGTCCCAGCTGCAGAGGCAAAAAAGAATGGGAAGGAACAACAGGCAGAGCCAATGTGTGAAGAGGTGGTTCCAGCTGCAGAGAAAATAAGGAACAAGGATGTGCGAGAGAAACCTGAAGAACGTTACCTGACGGAATTGCTTTTCGACTTGCTGGATGAAGAGGAAGACGTGGAAGGAGTGGAGTTGGGGGAGGAAGAACTGGGAGAGGATGACTACACTTTGTAG
- the LOC128602474 gene encoding A-kinase anchor protein 8 isoform X3, producing MAASRFGSGTGNHNQFRCLDSMPPHSSMRTSKDYVITRINQQINTLREGARKEGSRRDRFTYPYPRGFYKPDDFISDEMSEHGSIDFVALDGDGCHGAGSTEMQNSSPVSRRKQKAKLRKRRQKALKALAKQTAQALNTMHQCKPEQDGKKRKGCPTTVDEPEIKMGKTESAGDSTNKMEASERSATLVSASNSGAEGQSIDAERHTEETGEDLTPAPASKSAAEGQSCPAVSIKRQGRQTQAPDGTQKKQGSFWRPGMKITAQRIAFVCSVCKFHSFYKKNMEAHLESKFHKDHFQFLSEHLSEPTVDFLQQTCLSYKHKKVEDFINQIPNHRDAICQLYEDKDLTRDISMEHFMRKAEAAHCLACDVYIPMQHYLIQNHLKSPDHINNCKSILSNKCVRKKLKRYLKDSMVPGGSEVKPEVVWSTGQRAVPDPEADMMMQEVEPFCERTSQAEEAVGDGKDHEVEPFCGRTSQDEEAVGDGKDHEVEPLSKRVVPAAEAKKNGKEQQAEPMCEEVVPAAEKIRNKDVREKPEERYLTELLFDLLDEEEDVEGVELGEEELGEDDYTL from the exons ATGGCGGCTTCTAGATTCGGTTCAg GAACAGGAAACCACAACCAGTTCAGATGTCTGGACTCGATGCCTCCTCACTCTTCTATGAGGACGAGCAAGGATTACGTCATCACCAGAATCAACCAGCAAATTAACACGCTCAGGGAAGGGGCGCGGAAAGAAGGAAGTCGCAGAGACAG GTTCACATATCCCTACCCCCGGGGCTTCTACAAACCAGATGACTTTATTAGCGATGAAATGTCAGAGCATGGAAGCATAGACTTTGTTGCACTGGATGGTGATGGCTGTCATGGTGCTGGATCGACCGAAATGCAGAACTCCTCACCGGTCAGCAGGAGGAAGCAGAAAGCTAAGTTAAGGAAACGCAGACAGAAAGCTCTGAAGGCTCTAGCAAAGCAGACAGCGCAGGCCCTAAATACCATG CATCAGTGTAAACCTGAGCAAGACGGGAAGAAGAGGAAAGGGTGCCCGACTACAGTCGACGAGCCAGAGATTAAAATGGGCAAGACTGAATCTGCAGGAG attcaacaaacAAGATGGAGGCATCTGAGAGATCCGCAACGCTCGTAtct GCCTCCAACTCAGGAGCTGAAGGACAGAGTATTG ATGCAGAACGTCACACTGAGGAGACCGGTGAGGATTTAACTCCTGCGCCA GCCTCCAAATCAGCAGCTGAAGGACAAAGTTGCC CGGCGGTTTCAATAAAGCGGCAGGGCAGACAGACTCAGGCTCCTGATGGCACACAGAAGAAGCAGGGATCTTTCTGGAGACCAGGAATGAAGATCACAGCTCAGAg GATAGCTTTTGTATGTTCGGTGTGCAAGTTTCACTCGttctacaaaaagaacatgGAAGCTCATCTGGAGAGCAAATTCCACAAAGATCACTTCCAGTTCCTGTCAGAGCACCTCTCCGAACCGACTGTGGACTTCCTGCAG CAGACATGTTTAAGTTATAAGCATAAGAAGGTTGAGGATTTCATTAATCAGATACCGAATCACCGTGATGCCATCTGTCAGCTGTATGAAGATAAGGACCTGACTCGAG acatcAGTATGGAGCACTTCATGAGGAAGGCAGAAGCAGCTCACTGTCTAGCGTGTGATGTATACATACCCATGCAGCATTACTTAATTCAGAATCACCTCAAGTCCCCTGATCATATCAATAACTGCAAG AGCATCCTCAGTAACAAGTGTGTCCGCAAGAAACTGAAGCGCTACCTTAAG GACTCCATGGTACCTGGTGGGTCTGAAGTGAAACCGGAAGTGGTGTGGTCAACAGGGCAAAGGGCAGTTCCAGATCCAGAAGCAGACATGATGATGCAAGAGGTGGAGCCGTTCTGTGAACGGACGAGCCAAGCTGAAGAGGCAGTAGGAGATGGGAAAGACCACGAGGTGGAGCCGTTCTGTGGGCGGACGAGCCAAGATGAAGAGGCAGTAGGAGATGGGAAAGACCACGAGGTGGAGCCATTGTCTAAACGGGTGGTCCCAGCTGCAGAGGCAAAAAAGAATGGGAAGGAACAACAGGCAGAGCCAATGTGTGAAGAGGTGGTTCCAGCTGCAGAGAAAATAAGGAACAAGGATGTGCGAGAGAAACCTGAAGAACGTTACCTGACGGAATTGCTTTTCGACTTGCTGGATGAAGAGGAAGACGTGGAAGGAGTGGAGTTGGGGGAGGAAGAACTGGGAGAGGATGACTACACTTTGTAG
- the LOC128602474 gene encoding A-kinase anchor protein 8 isoform X2, with amino-acid sequence MAASRFGSGTGNHNQFRCLDSMPPHSSMRTSKDYVITRINQQINTLREGARKEGSRRDRFTYPYPRGFYKPDDFISDEMSEHGSIDFVALDGDGCHGAGSTEMQNSSPVSRRKQKAKLRKRRQKALKALAKQTAQALNTMHQCKPEQDGKKRKGCPTTVDEPEIKMGKTESAGDSTNKMEASERSATLVSASNSGAEGQSIDAERHTEETGEDLTPAPASKSAAEGQSCPAVSIKRQGRQTQAPDGTQKKQGSFWRPGMKITAQRIAFVCSVCKFHSFYKKNMEAHLESKFHKDHFQFLSEHLSEPTVDFLQTCLSYKHKKVEDFINQIPNHRDAICQLYEDKDLTRDISMEHFMRKAEAAHCLACDVYIPMQHYLIQNHLKSPDHINNCKIMMEQSKNWGLSFAQSILSNKCVRKKLKRYLKDSMVPGGSEVKPEVVWSTGQRAVPDPEADMMMQEVEPFCERTSQAEEAVGDGKDHEVEPFCGRTSQDEEAVGDGKDHEVEPLSKRVVPAAEAKKNGKEQQAEPMCEEVVPAAEKIRNKDVREKPEERYLTELLFDLLDEEEDVEGVELGEEELGEDDYTL; translated from the exons ATGGCGGCTTCTAGATTCGGTTCAg GAACAGGAAACCACAACCAGTTCAGATGTCTGGACTCGATGCCTCCTCACTCTTCTATGAGGACGAGCAAGGATTACGTCATCACCAGAATCAACCAGCAAATTAACACGCTCAGGGAAGGGGCGCGGAAAGAAGGAAGTCGCAGAGACAG GTTCACATATCCCTACCCCCGGGGCTTCTACAAACCAGATGACTTTATTAGCGATGAAATGTCAGAGCATGGAAGCATAGACTTTGTTGCACTGGATGGTGATGGCTGTCATGGTGCTGGATCGACCGAAATGCAGAACTCCTCACCGGTCAGCAGGAGGAAGCAGAAAGCTAAGTTAAGGAAACGCAGACAGAAAGCTCTGAAGGCTCTAGCAAAGCAGACAGCGCAGGCCCTAAATACCATG CATCAGTGTAAACCTGAGCAAGACGGGAAGAAGAGGAAAGGGTGCCCGACTACAGTCGACGAGCCAGAGATTAAAATGGGCAAGACTGAATCTGCAGGAG attcaacaaacAAGATGGAGGCATCTGAGAGATCCGCAACGCTCGTAtct GCCTCCAACTCAGGAGCTGAAGGACAGAGTATTG ATGCAGAACGTCACACTGAGGAGACCGGTGAGGATTTAACTCCTGCGCCA GCCTCCAAATCAGCAGCTGAAGGACAAAGTTGCC CGGCGGTTTCAATAAAGCGGCAGGGCAGACAGACTCAGGCTCCTGATGGCACACAGAAGAAGCAGGGATCTTTCTGGAGACCAGGAATGAAGATCACAGCTCAGAg GATAGCTTTTGTATGTTCGGTGTGCAAGTTTCACTCGttctacaaaaagaacatgGAAGCTCATCTGGAGAGCAAATTCCACAAAGATCACTTCCAGTTCCTGTCAGAGCACCTCTCCGAACCGACTGTGGACTTCCTGCAG ACATGTTTAAGTTATAAGCATAAGAAGGTTGAGGATTTCATTAATCAGATACCGAATCACCGTGATGCCATCTGTCAGCTGTATGAAGATAAGGACCTGACTCGAG acatcAGTATGGAGCACTTCATGAGGAAGGCAGAAGCAGCTCACTGTCTAGCGTGTGATGTATACATACCCATGCAGCATTACTTAATTCAGAATCACCTCAAGTCCCCTGATCATATCAATAACTGCAAG ATTATGATGGAACAGTCTAAAAATTGGGGGCTGTCTTTTGCCCAGAGCATCCTCAGTAACAAGTGTGTCCGCAAGAAACTGAAGCGCTACCTTAAG GACTCCATGGTACCTGGTGGGTCTGAAGTGAAACCGGAAGTGGTGTGGTCAACAGGGCAAAGGGCAGTTCCAGATCCAGAAGCAGACATGATGATGCAAGAGGTGGAGCCGTTCTGTGAACGGACGAGCCAAGCTGAAGAGGCAGTAGGAGATGGGAAAGACCACGAGGTGGAGCCGTTCTGTGGGCGGACGAGCCAAGATGAAGAGGCAGTAGGAGATGGGAAAGACCACGAGGTGGAGCCATTGTCTAAACGGGTGGTCCCAGCTGCAGAGGCAAAAAAGAATGGGAAGGAACAACAGGCAGAGCCAATGTGTGAAGAGGTGGTTCCAGCTGCAGAGAAAATAAGGAACAAGGATGTGCGAGAGAAACCTGAAGAACGTTACCTGACGGAATTGCTTTTCGACTTGCTGGATGAAGAGGAAGACGTGGAAGGAGTGGAGTTGGGGGAGGAAGAACTGGGAGAGGATGACTACACTTTGTAG
- the LOC128602474 gene encoding A-kinase anchor protein 8 isoform X1: MAASRFGSGTGNHNQFRCLDSMPPHSSMRTSKDYVITRINQQINTLREGARKEGSRRDRFTYPYPRGFYKPDDFISDEMSEHGSIDFVALDGDGCHGAGSTEMQNSSPVSRRKQKAKLRKRRQKALKALAKQTAQALNTMHQCKPEQDGKKRKGCPTTVDEPEIKMGKTESAGDSTNKMEASERSATLVSASNSGAEGQSIDAERHTEETGEDLTPAPASKSAAEGQSCPAVSIKRQGRQTQAPDGTQKKQGSFWRPGMKITAQRIAFVCSVCKFHSFYKKNMEAHLESKFHKDHFQFLSEHLSEPTVDFLQQTCLSYKHKKVEDFINQIPNHRDAICQLYEDKDLTRDISMEHFMRKAEAAHCLACDVYIPMQHYLIQNHLKSPDHINNCKIMMEQSKNWGLSFAQSILSNKCVRKKLKRYLKDSMVPGGSEVKPEVVWSTGQRAVPDPEADMMMQEVEPFCERTSQAEEAVGDGKDHEVEPFCGRTSQDEEAVGDGKDHEVEPLSKRVVPAAEAKKNGKEQQAEPMCEEVVPAAEKIRNKDVREKPEERYLTELLFDLLDEEEDVEGVELGEEELGEDDYTL; encoded by the exons ATGGCGGCTTCTAGATTCGGTTCAg GAACAGGAAACCACAACCAGTTCAGATGTCTGGACTCGATGCCTCCTCACTCTTCTATGAGGACGAGCAAGGATTACGTCATCACCAGAATCAACCAGCAAATTAACACGCTCAGGGAAGGGGCGCGGAAAGAAGGAAGTCGCAGAGACAG GTTCACATATCCCTACCCCCGGGGCTTCTACAAACCAGATGACTTTATTAGCGATGAAATGTCAGAGCATGGAAGCATAGACTTTGTTGCACTGGATGGTGATGGCTGTCATGGTGCTGGATCGACCGAAATGCAGAACTCCTCACCGGTCAGCAGGAGGAAGCAGAAAGCTAAGTTAAGGAAACGCAGACAGAAAGCTCTGAAGGCTCTAGCAAAGCAGACAGCGCAGGCCCTAAATACCATG CATCAGTGTAAACCTGAGCAAGACGGGAAGAAGAGGAAAGGGTGCCCGACTACAGTCGACGAGCCAGAGATTAAAATGGGCAAGACTGAATCTGCAGGAG attcaacaaacAAGATGGAGGCATCTGAGAGATCCGCAACGCTCGTAtct GCCTCCAACTCAGGAGCTGAAGGACAGAGTATTG ATGCAGAACGTCACACTGAGGAGACCGGTGAGGATTTAACTCCTGCGCCA GCCTCCAAATCAGCAGCTGAAGGACAAAGTTGCC CGGCGGTTTCAATAAAGCGGCAGGGCAGACAGACTCAGGCTCCTGATGGCACACAGAAGAAGCAGGGATCTTTCTGGAGACCAGGAATGAAGATCACAGCTCAGAg GATAGCTTTTGTATGTTCGGTGTGCAAGTTTCACTCGttctacaaaaagaacatgGAAGCTCATCTGGAGAGCAAATTCCACAAAGATCACTTCCAGTTCCTGTCAGAGCACCTCTCCGAACCGACTGTGGACTTCCTGCAG CAGACATGTTTAAGTTATAAGCATAAGAAGGTTGAGGATTTCATTAATCAGATACCGAATCACCGTGATGCCATCTGTCAGCTGTATGAAGATAAGGACCTGACTCGAG acatcAGTATGGAGCACTTCATGAGGAAGGCAGAAGCAGCTCACTGTCTAGCGTGTGATGTATACATACCCATGCAGCATTACTTAATTCAGAATCACCTCAAGTCCCCTGATCATATCAATAACTGCAAG ATTATGATGGAACAGTCTAAAAATTGGGGGCTGTCTTTTGCCCAGAGCATCCTCAGTAACAAGTGTGTCCGCAAGAAACTGAAGCGCTACCTTAAG GACTCCATGGTACCTGGTGGGTCTGAAGTGAAACCGGAAGTGGTGTGGTCAACAGGGCAAAGGGCAGTTCCAGATCCAGAAGCAGACATGATGATGCAAGAGGTGGAGCCGTTCTGTGAACGGACGAGCCAAGCTGAAGAGGCAGTAGGAGATGGGAAAGACCACGAGGTGGAGCCGTTCTGTGGGCGGACGAGCCAAGATGAAGAGGCAGTAGGAGATGGGAAAGACCACGAGGTGGAGCCATTGTCTAAACGGGTGGTCCCAGCTGCAGAGGCAAAAAAGAATGGGAAGGAACAACAGGCAGAGCCAATGTGTGAAGAGGTGGTTCCAGCTGCAGAGAAAATAAGGAACAAGGATGTGCGAGAGAAACCTGAAGAACGTTACCTGACGGAATTGCTTTTCGACTTGCTGGATGAAGAGGAAGACGTGGAAGGAGTGGAGTTGGGGGAGGAAGAACTGGGAGAGGATGACTACACTTTGTAG